A portion of the Daphnia magna isolate NIES linkage group LG4, ASM2063170v1.1, whole genome shotgun sequence genome contains these proteins:
- the LOC123471361 gene encoding uncharacterized protein LOC123471361, producing MSLPKGTKRSRDVWLEKETYMMLETFIIYKDILNGAYSSTVTKERKNSLWKEITSVIHNDHPECTEKTQEQVEKKGKNFMAAARVAIRNYNNGLTETGGGPLGEDGILRPIYQKYYEEVLGLHNPAVSATAIPGAIDTDDLTVVAKNAVLQQQIVLAITGRSDQPTEEVISNETLMESSENNRLVATHYSEEQYYVMDQSGSSAGSPMPPTTLTRLEIECGPAINMDKGKTLKKKSIVAERALFRRSSSSISRPSTPLTSHSSPEQKKNWMATVGYM from the exons ATGAGTCTTCCAAAAGGTACAAAAAGATCAAGAGATGTGTGGCTTGAAAAGGAAACTTACATGATGCTGGAAACTTTTATTATATACAAG GACATCCTCAATGGAGCATACTCATCAACAGTGACCAAAGAACGGAAGAATTCATTGTGGAAGGAAATAACTTCAGTTATTCACAATGATCACCCTGAGTGTACGGAAAAAACACAAGaacaagttgaaaaaaaagggaagaactTTATGGCAGCAGCACGAGTGGCAATTCGAAACTACAACAACGGCTTAACCGAGACAG GTGGTGGCCCTTTGGGTGAGGATGGAATATTGCGTCCAATCTATCAAAAGTATTACGAGGAAGTTTTGGGCTTACACAACCCCGCAGTATCTGCAACAGCCATCCCA GGTGCTATTGACACCGATGACTTAACTGTTGTTGCTAAGAACGCTGTTCTGCAACAACAAATTGTTTTAGCCATCACTGGAAGGTCTGATCAACCAACCGAAGAAGTTATATCAAATGAAACCTTAATGGAATCGTCTGAAAATAATCGACTGGTTGCTACGCATTATTCTGAAGAGCAGTATTACGTCATGGATCAAAGTGGTTCCTCAGCAGGAAGCCCAATGCCCCCTACTACATTGACGAGATTGGAAATTGAATGTGGGCCTGCCATCAATATGGACAAAGGAAagacattgaagaaaaagagtaTAGTCGCCGAACGGGCACTTTTCCGTAGAAGTAGTTCATCAATCAGCAGACCAAGCACACCCTTAACATCACACTCTTCgccagaacaaaaaaaaaactggatgGCCACTGTTGGatacatgtaa